AATAGAAAAATTAGAACAAGATATGCTTCAAACATTGAAGCATTTAAAAATGATAGACTTCGATTTCATAAGTGAACAAATCGATCAATCGCCGAACATCTATATTTACGGTACAGGTGTAGCACAGTTAAATGTAGCGAGAGATGCACAAAGACATTTTCTTTCAATCCATAAAAAAGTCATGGTCCTCAACGATGAAACTGAACTTAAAATCGTAACAGATCAAATGAAAGAAAATGAGTTGTTATTTATTATTTCACTCTCTGGAGATACATCACATCTTAAAGAGAATATTGAAATACTTCGAACAAGAAACATACAATATATTTCAATCACAACATTAAAAGATAATTACTTAGCTCAGAATGCAAACTTCAATATTTACGTTAATAGCTCACCTATAAATCTATTCAACTACATTTCATATTCAAGTTTCTTACCATATCATATGGTGTTTGAAATCATCATTCGTAAGTATAGCGAATGGAAGACCTCACACTAGCAGAGGCTTCATGACAACCACATTAGACATCCGTCAGTCTACAGCAAGACTGACAGCAGACTTAAAAAGGGGCTGAAACATAATGTTTCAGCCCCTTTTAATAAATTATTTTTATAGATTTATTCATTCTTTTTCACACTAAAATAAATAAATAAACCTATTTCAAATAACATTAAAACAAACCCTATTACCCCTATTGTCTGACTATACATAACATAAATACTATAGGCTATCATAAAAGTAAGTATGCTAGATAATAAATATAACCACCTATTTTCTGATTTTAACAACTTATTTTCTTCTCCTTTGGTCTCCACCTAAAAATAATCCTCTACTGACTAGTATTGCCAAACGAAATAAATGTCCCATAGGTAACATCCCCTTTATTATAATCAAACTCCCACATAATTATCAATATTACCCATAAAATGAAATAATTTACTTTTTTAAAGTTATTATAAACGAATAAACCTAAATTACAAAAAGTTCTATTATTATACTCAAAACAGCTATTCTAAGCATTTTTTTCGCTGACTCCTGCGGGAACAGCATGATTCGAAGACTACAGGCTGAGAACATGCCCGCGGAAAGCATGCGCATAAAAAAATGCCGACAAAGTATCTAACTTTGTCGGCTTCTGAATTAATTTTGTATTTCTACATTATTATATCTATTATTCTTTATTCATTTGCATCAATTCATCTGCTGTAAATTGTACATCAGTACCTATAATAATTTGTATGTTTTTATCACTAATTATTTTGTTACCTAAAGCACCTGATTTTTTAATTTTATCTTGATCTACAATTCCTGTATCTTTAAGCGTTAGTCTCAATCTTGTTGCACAATGATCAATGGCTTCGATATTGTCTTCTCCACCGATTGCTTCATAAATCAATTTTGTTTTGTTTGATACTTTAGCTTGACCACTTGCTCCTGAATTCACACTATTATCGTCTTCACTTACTTTAGCCGCTTCTTCCATCAATCCATCTCTACCTGGTGTCTTCAAATTAAATGTGCGAATTGCGAAATCAAATACGACGAAGTAGACAACGCCCATGATAAGTCCGAGCAATAATAACATCAATGGTTTATTCGCAATTGGTATGCTTAAGCTGAGCAAGTAATCAATCAACCCTGCACTAAATGTAAATCCTGCTGTCCAATGGAATGTCGCTGCAATAAACATCGAAATACCCGTTAACACTGCATGGATACCAAATAACATTGGTGCCACTACTAAGAATGAAAATTCTAATGGCTCTGTAATCCCTGTTACGAATGAAGCAATACCTGCCGCTAACATTAATGAACCGACAACTTTTTTATTACGTTTTTCAGCATTTTTCCAAATAGCTAATGCTGCTGCTGGTAAACCGAACATCATAATTGGGAACAGACCACCTTGATAACGTCCTGTGATTCCTTTTTCCCCTGTACTTGACCAGAAGTTTGAAATATCGTTAATACCTGCAATATCAAACCAGAATACT
The Mammaliicoccus sp. Dog046 genome window above contains:
- a CDS encoding MurR/RpiR family transcriptional regulator, producing the protein MILDKLINEHYQQLNDNDIHIIQMINKNIHLIHRLKIQEIADISHTSISSIHRLSRKLGFDGYSDFKAYIKLNKQTSKPSTDIIEKLEQDMLQTLKHLKMIDFDFISEQIDQSPNIYIYGTGVAQLNVARDAQRHFLSIHKKVMVLNDETELKIVTDQMKENELLFIISLSGDTSHLKENIEILRTRNIQYISITTLKDNYLAQNANFNIYVNSSPINLFNYISYSSFLPYHMVFEIIIRKYSEWKTSH
- the nagE gene encoding N-acetylglucosamine-specific PTS transporter subunit IIBC is translated as MKGYMQKFAQSLMLPISILPVAGLLLGIASFIDSGAINGKGNGVAIFLANGGLSVIDNLPILFAVGLAFGMSKDKNGAAALSGLVSFLVVTNVLKTESMAKVLHVAPDKVDLSFTGISNVFIGIICGLVTAAIYNRFKDTKLPTAFSFFSGKRLVPILSAAAMLVISLLLMWLWPPVYNGLVSFGEMISKLGPLGAGLYGFFNRLLLPFGLHHALNQVFWFDIAGINDISNFWSSTGEKGITGRYQGGLFPIMMFGLPAAALAIWKNAEKRNKKVVGSLMLAAGIASFVTGITEPLEFSFLVVAPMLFGIHAVLTGISMFIAATFHWTAGFTFSAGLIDYLLSLSIPIANKPLMLLLLGLIMGVVYFVVFDFAIRTFNLKTPGRDGLMEEAAKVSEDDNSVNSGASGQAKVSNKTKLIYEAIGGEDNIEAIDHCATRLRLTLKDTGIVDQDKIKKSGALGNKIISDKNIQIIIGTDVQFTADELMQMNKE